DNA from Phocoena phocoena chromosome 1, mPhoPho1.1, whole genome shotgun sequence:
TGGCTGGCCACTTAAGAGCCTGAGCTGGGAAGGAAGgttaagagaaaaatgaacatacAACTAGACAGCACCTGTGACGGAGAGGCAGTTCCCTCATATGTCCTCACAAGCTCAAAGGTGTTCTGTTGAAAAGCCTTGGTAACCCTAGTCCAGAAAATGTTACCTACACCAACCCATTTATTCAAAAACTACTCATGGAGCCTGTACAATGTGCCAGGTGTGTGCCCGATGGGAAGGACCCACCATGAGCACACCAGATGGGGTCCTGCCTCATGATGGAGAAGATGTACCTGGGCTGGGAGTCTCAAAGGCACCAAAGACATGCACAGGGATTTGAGACCACCTTAACAGGGGAGTAACCTCCTCTGAGAATTAGAGTACACTTGCTGGccggggaggggagtggggaagtgGGGAATTTTAGCTGAGAGTTAGTTAGCTATGCTATGTGGCAAGGAGTGGGATTCTAAGCAGAGGGAAATGCATAATATACGGTCATGATATTGGAAGTTGCCTGGGGCACTCAAGGACTTGAGGGAAATCCAGCACAACTGGTgtgcagaaagaggaaaagatatgctggatggacctggagagatTTTTCCGGATCCTTCATCATGAAGTGATGGGCAAGCCATGCAAGTAGTGGGTTGTTTTAATTAGGGTAAGCTAAACTGCTATTAAAAATCAACTCCAAAACGTACAACCTTCCATCACAATAGAAGTTTCTCTCTTACTCACAGCGGAGTCCAAGAAATAGATTCATTCCTGGTTGGTAGACTGCTGTATCAGTTATCTAGTGTCCTGATGCTACGTAACAAAGACCACAAAACTTCAGTGGCACACAGCAGTAAGTGCTTACTGCACAGGCATCTGGAAGCAGATGGGGCTTGACGAGATAGCACTGCTGACCTTGCTGGGCACATTCACCAGCTCGTTCAACCAGCTCACGGGTTGCTGGCTGAAGGCTGGTCTAGGCTGGCCTTGGCTACACAGCTGGGGTGTCTTGGCTCACTCCATGTGTCTCTTCTCCAGCAGACCAGTCAGAAAtgttcacatggagatggaaacgGTGCAAACAAATAGACAGAAACATGCAGGATTTCTTAAGACTTGGGCTTGGAACTGGCACACCATCACTTCTACTTCattttattggccaaagcaatgggatatatatatatatattccattgatTTAACCAACGTACTCCACCTTTACAGGAGGTACTCCAAGTTCACATGACAATAGCTACAGGGAAGGATGAACCATTAAATTCACTCTATTTACATGGCCCCTATCCTGAACGTGTTGATTCAGGGACCCCGGCTCTTTCCTTCTTGTGACTGCCATCCTGTAGAACCTTGTCACCATCTGAAACCAGTCAGTAAAAGGGGGAAATCAGGATGGGGAAGGTGCGCTGCCTCTTAAGAGCCTTGAACTGTAAGTAGCCCTCGTTGTTTCTTCTCACATTTCAGCGATGAAAGCCAGTTATGTGACCAAGCCTAGCTGCACATCGCTGGCCAGGTAGCTGCTTTCCATCCAGGACTGTGTAGtatgagagaggagaggaaatttTGATGGACAGCCAGCCATCTCTGACGCAGGGAATGACTCACCACCGTGCTACCCTCAATTCCTAAAGGAAGCAAGAGGAGAGTAAACACCTCCTGCATCATAGTTCTGCCCCAGGTCGAAGTGATGGCAAACCCTCTATTATAGCCCAACTCACCCAGCCAGATGTTTCAAAGGGGCACAAGAGAACAGCGTATGTCCTTGGACATCAGCCGACAGGGTGGCAGCCGAGGTGCTAGCCTTTGCAGATCCCAATGCAACAGATTAAGGAGTAGAGACCAGACACATTCCTTTGTCCCTGGGCTCCGTGACCCTCCCGAAGCCACACCCGGGCTTCCGGTGGCGCTTATGTGAGTGCGTCCCCCTCCTTCGATGCTGACCGCCCTCTCCCACAAAGAGGCTGCCACACAGGCACTTGGGACACCCAGCCAACATCGAGCTCAACCGACTCAGCCAGGGGGGCAGGAGGACTCCCAGCACCCCCTGCCCGCTCCCTGTCGAACGGTACCCCGGGGGCACGTGCCTCCAGAAAGCGGCGTGCTGGCTTGTCAAGCCTCTCTCTGGAAAGCCGAGACACGAAGCGAATGCCAATGATCCTCCACACCCGTGAGGAGGACACAATTACAGCAAATTCTGCTTACAGCTCAGAGTCAATATTCCGAAGGGATAATCCTGAAATAAGAGATTGCCTGATTTCTCTCCCCAGCCTGTGAATGGTTCATTAGTTCCTATTTGACATTTGATGGCTGAGTCTGATTGGCCTTATTGTGGGAGTCGGACTTTAAGAAGTCCCCAAGACAGAGCAATCAAGTTTCACAATGATCCCCAACTGcaaatttcaaaacataaatgGCAGCTGCACCTTGGACATCAATCCCGTGAATGCTGTGGGGAATTTGTATTTCATCCCCACTTAATGAAACTCAATCCTGCTTGGCAAAGCGGGGGTCCCTGACTCAGCAGTTAGGATTTCCTTAGCAGCTCAGCCCATGGGCTGCAAACAAAGAACCCCCAGCCGGAGCATCGGTAAGGATGGTGTGTCCTGGGCTCGTGTGGGACCACCTGGGCACTGGGATCTCTCAGGAATGTGAGATGGAGGCTGTGTCCCGGAGGGGATGCAGCCTAACTGTGGAGACGGGTCTCTTGCACCCAAACCGGAAACAATTAAGGTAGCAGGGGCTGGGTTCCATGGAGGGGGCATAAGGGCTGCGGAAGTTCCCAAGAAGAGGAAGGATTGTGGTCTGGgctggcttcctggaagaagcgCGCTGAGACAGGACACGGGAGAGGGCTGCAGGAGCATTCCGGGCATGAGATGTAAGCAAAAGGCTGGAAGGGCCCCCGCTTCCGCGCCGGAGGCAGGTGGGACCTCTTCGGGGTTCCTGGCACCTCCTGAGTTTCCCCACGCCCCGTGTCTGTCACACAGCATCGGCCTCACCTGTCCTCGTGGACCATGAGccctttgagggcagggactgtcttATCCATTTCTGAGCCCTGGTGCCCAGCAAAGAACTgaagctcaataaatgctggccGAATGAAGGACCGCATCTAACCGTTATGTATATGCGTCTGTAGCAGTATGTTGCCGTTACTGTCGCATTGCCAGTGGTGGGGACACATGAACCAACATCCAGGTCATTTCTTTGGCAAATTCCAGGACTCCCAGAACTTCTGAGAGGTAGCATTCATGGGGGATGTGAAGAGGACTCACCCTCTCCCTCAACTGTTGCCTTTAACTCCTAGGAGGGACAGAGGGTAGAGGGGACGAGGGGGCAGCTATTGAGGGTCTACGAAGTGCCCAGCACGGTGAGGGCTGCCTTATATCCACTTACGGCTCATACAGGCCAGGTGAATGGTGCTTAGGACACCAGCTCGggagctctgccacttacaagctgtgtgtcCTCGGGAGAGTTAGAAAACCTCCCTTGCCCCGGTGTTCTCTGGAAAAGGAACGCTTTCTACCGCCGAGGGGGATGTGAGGAAGCCACATGCTTGCGCTTGGAAAGCCCTTAGATCAGGGCCGGCTCATCGTCAGTCCCCAGTGAACACTCGCTGGCATTGCTGTGCCCCCGTCACCCCGCTTCCGCCGCCACAGTATGCAGTTTCCATGTCACCATCGAGAGAACTGACACAGTGAAGGGAATGATTTGCTCGAGAGCCCACAGCAATGTGACCTCTgctctgcctgactccaaaaccACAGCATCCGGGCGGCTGCTGGAGGGTGCTGGGGGAGTTGAAGAAGTGAGAACATCTGGATCCGGCTGCCCTGGGCTGGACGCCTTCCCGGGTCCTCCGTTAATCCCCCAGCTTCCAGGCAGCTGCGCGAAGGCTGCTCCCCCAGGCCCGGCCTCCACCCTCCCAGTCCTGAGCCCCCGCGCCCAGGCCCAGTCCTGCTTCAGAGGGACCCTGGCGGCCACCCGGCCCCTGTCCACAACCAGGAGACAGAGGCCTCCCTTCCAGCACCCGGCACACACTCGCACTCCCCCGCTTACACACTCATGCAGACATAAACACGCACATGCCACACGCACATGCCTACACACGCTTACACATACCTATTCACACACCACCCACACTCACACGTGCAGATGCCCACACAGACGCGGACAGCCTACCCGTGTTCACATGCTctcacacacgcatgcacacgtacacacacgcactcacctaccacacgtgcacacacactcacctaTAGACACAAagtgcacacatatatacacgtaCTCACAGCAGGCAGGCATGCACACACGTGCTCACACACCTTTGACCACAGGGGGAGGAAGGCAGAAACACACCGACAAAAGCCAAGGTCAGAGGCACGCCATCTCCTCCCAAGAGAGCGGCGCAACTCAGGCAGCACCAGACCCTGGAGGCCCGAGTGTCCCACCCTCGCTGTGGTTCCCCGCTGCCTCGGGCTGCCCCTTAGCGGCTCCCAAGCCCCAGTTTCAGTGCCATGTCCCACCTGTGGCCTGcaatttctcctccctcccctcgccACTGCAGTCTTCTTGTTTACCTCAGCATCCACTACCTGGAGACCACAGGACTCAGACACCAGCCAGCAAGCAGGGGCTTTTCCCTAATGACCTCATGCGCTTCCCCTTATGGAGACTGTCACAATCACATTGGCAGGACCCTCCACCCctgggaggagacatggggacagAGGCTTTCCACATGAGGGACAGAGGCTCTGCCCCTCAAATCAGAGAGTATGTGTCTCCTCATCCATTAGCTCTCAAGGGGTGGCTCAGAGAAGGATGCCTTAAGGACAAGGGCAGCTCGGATCTCTCTGCATGCAGTGCTCCCTGCCTGACACCAGGGGACAGCCCTGATCCACTTACTTGTGTTTAAACACTGTTCCCAAACCCCAGTCCATAAAGACAATTGCAGCTGGGGAGAACACAAACAAACCTgaaagggctgtgtgtgtgtgtgtgtgtgtgtgtgaagatcaGTACAATATGGGTAGACTGGGGAAATGAGTCAAAAGGGCACTCATAGGTTGAATGAGATTCAGTGTAGTTACTTATATTGGGGTACAAATTTGGTTCTGAGTCTCCCATTGGCCATAGCAAAAATAGAACCATTCACTAGGTCACCCACTTCTTCAGGGAATGGCCAAAATTTCATTAGGGAAGCTGCTGGAAAACCACCACGCTTTGGTTTATACAACTCCCCATACAGGGTCTTCTAGATCGACTCTGCTTCTGTGTTCAACCCAATACAccgatttttctttaaatttgtcaTCTCTCCATTTTACCCTTTAATTCAAAGTGAAAGTTAAGCTCTCTAGCTCTAGAGGCAGACCTCCATTCTCACTGTGTCTGTTCCctgtcctcctcttctctctctcttttttttttttttttttgcggtacgcgggcctctcactgttgtggcctctcccgttgcggagcacaggctccggacgcgcaggctcagcggccacggctcacgggcccagccgctccgcggcatgtgggatcttcccagaccggggcatgaacctgtgtcccctgcatcagcaggcggactctcaaccactacgccaccagggaagccctcctcttctctcttgaTCCCACTCCAATCAGGTTTACATCCACTACTTTCCTGAAATTGATCCTCTCAGGGTCACCAGCCACTTCCATGTAGCTAAATCCAGGGGCAGTTCTGTTTTCACTTTACCAGAACTAACCCAGCGTTTGACCCCAGGGAGCATGCTGTTGTCCCTGAAACACTTTTTTCGTTTGGCTTTGAAGACACAACCCTCTTCTGGGGCCCCATCTCCTGCTCCTTCTCCATCGGCTTTGCTGGTTCCTCCTGCTCTACTTTACCCCCAAATACTGCAGGGCCCTGTTACAGCTCGGCCCTGGGACTGGCCTCTTCTCCAACCCGTCACTCTCTCAATCCAGTTTCAAGACTCTAAGTATCAGATCCTCCTTGATGACCACACATGTATATCTGTGGCCCATACCATATCTCTACTCAGAGGTCAAgtaggcatctcaaactcaacatgacCACACTGAACTCTCCAGACCCTCACCTAATTGCTCATCCCTGCTTCCCATCTCAGTAAGTGACAGCCCCATCTGACATGGAACAATGTCGAGTTGTCCTTGACTCCTCCCCATTTACCCTCCACATCCAAGAGAACAGAGAATCCTGTGGACTCTGACTTCAACGAATGTCTAGAATCCAACTTCTTCTCAACATCCCTATTCTgacacccccacccacccaccatttCCAAACCACCAGCACTGCTCTGTGGGCAGTGGCTTTGTCTGTCTTGTTGGTCGCTGTATCCCTTGTGCCTAGAATGGTGCTTGGAACATAATAGGCCATCAATAAGTATGTGTGAATTAAATTATTATAGACCCTAGAGTTTGCTATGCACATACGACACAAAAAGGATTTTGTTTCTTGATAAACAAATGATTTCACAACTAGGAACACTAGTTCACAAATGTCTTCACATTTTTTGAACAGTCACCAGGCCCCTTACATATGGCAGGAAGATGCTAAACAAGatgaatgaggctcagagaagtaggACATTTTCCAAGACCAAACATCTAGTGGTTGGTGGAGCTAACATTCGACTCGTATTCATTTATCGAACtcatcagatatttattaagcaccaattATGTGCCATATATTGTTTGGGAAGAACCAAATAGACCAATTCCTTGCATTCTAGTAGTGAGAGAAATGCAAGAAGTGAAATGTGTGTATGACAGGTGCTACAAGAAAGCAGGTTAAGGGAACCAGGAGTGATGGGGAAGCTATCTGAGGTAGGATGGTCGGGAAAGATCTCTTTGGGGAAgtggcatttgagcagagacctggaaGAAGCGACGGGGTGAGTTATATAAGTGCGTGAGAAAAGAGCAGAATCCCGAGGTAAGCGACTTTTGGCAAGTTTGGGTGACAGCAAGGAAGTTGGTGTAGCTGGAACCCAGAGCGTGAAGGGCAGAATTTTTAGAGATGAGCTCAGAGATGTGGAGGGGAGCCAGAGGGACCTGGAAGGCCAGTGCAAGCCTTTGAATTTTACCCTGAGTAAAGTGGGAAGCCGTTAGTGggtttgagcagaggagggacatggTCTGACTTAAATTTTAACAGGCTCACTCTGGCTGCCTCCTGGAGGCCTGAAGACAGGCAAGAGTGGATACAGAGAGATCTGTCTAGAGACCTCTCTTGACCAGGCTGtggtgcccagttgtttggtcaacCAGCAGTCTAGATGTTGTGAAGATATATTTTCAGATGTGATTAATGTTTACAATCAGTAGAGTTTAGGTGAATAATGTATGTGGGCTTCAttcaatcagctgaaggccttagAAAGACTGAGGTTTCCCGAAGAAGAAGGAATTTTGCCTCAAGGTTGCAACATGGAAACCCTGCTGGCTTGTCCTGCAAACTTCAGACTCAAGACTGCATCTGAATTTCCAGCCTGCCAACCTGCCTTACAGATTTCAAACTTGCCAGCTCCAACAATTGAATGAgccaatcttttaaaataaatctagacaacttatctacaaaacagaaatagagtcacagatgtagaaaacaaacttatggttaccaggggtgtaagggggcgggagggataaatagggagattgggattaacatatacacactactgtatataaaacagataactgctgagaacctactgtatagcacagggaactcctcTCAATACCCtgtagtgacctatatgggaaaagaatctaaaaaagagtgcatatatgtatatgtataactgattcacttcgctgtacaacTAAAACCAACAcagaattgtaaatcaactctactccagtaaaaacttttaaaataattaattaattaaatttaataaaataataaatctagacagagatagaagatagatagatagacagatagaatacatataaatatataacaggatcggttctgtttctctggagaatcctgactaataccgGGGTGTTGCAAGAATCCACGACACCAATGATGCATGGCGATAGCTTGGACCTTGACGGTGGCAATGGAGATGATGAGACATAGTTGGAGTctagaaatattttgaaggtagagccaactgGATTTGCTAATGAATTGAATTTGGCAATCAAAACAAAGGGAGGCGTCAAGGATGACCCCCCCACCCcgatttttggcctgagcaactgagTGAATGGTAGCACCCTCACCTGTTCTGGGAGATGCTGAGGGGGTAGATAAATGAGTCTGGAGCTGAGGGGAGAGATCAGGCTAGGGAGTGAACAGGGTACCGATGGCACTAAAGTCCTTGAGCCTGGATAAGATCTCCAAGGGGGTGACTATAGACAGAGGAAAGTGGTCCAAGGACTGAACCCTGGAGCCCCTGGGGCATTCTAAGCTCTAGAGgtcaagaagagaagaaaaaaacaacaaaggaaactgagaagatGGGCCAATGAAATTGGCAGAAAATCTGAAGAGCGTGTGTCCCAGAAGCCAAGTGGAGAAGGTGTTTTATTCCAAGAAAGATGGAGTGGTCAGGTGTGACAAATGCTGCTGGGAAATGGTCAGTTTGGGGGCAAGGAGGTACCGTGGCGGTGGGCACTGGGCAGGGAGTCCAGTGCGGAGAGAGGAGCGGCCCAAATACACACAGAGGCAAACTGCCACCCACTCTCCTCCGCGTTCGAGGTTTCCACACAGAGACCAGAGTCGAGGCTGGCATGACAGTCACTTCCCATGTCCCTCAAGAAGACAGCACCCTGAGAAACGTCAACACACACTGTCTGAATGTGTCTGTGCCTCTGTGGCGTGATGGATGGTGGGTCATTGGTGAAGAGATTAGAAAGAGCAGCATTGAGATATGAATCTGAGTCAGATTAGGCAGACAGGGAAGTCACACCTTGTTCCCAGGAAAAGAGTGACACATGATGGGCCCTGGCTGGCAGAGCTgaaagacagagaagggaagacCATGGCTACTGGGACCTCCAAACCTACAGGCTTGTTCCTTGCCTCTTGGTGTCTGTCCAGTGGGGCTGAGCTTGCTTGGTGGAGAGAGCAAGGACTGGGGATTCGAAGATCAGAAGTGTCCCAGCTGCAGGTTCAGAGATGGGGCCTGTCATGGAGGGCTGCATGGGGAAGGAGAGGCAGGGAAACCACCACTCACGACATGGCCCCCACAGGCCAGGCACGTGCTggggaaaggaagagtcacaggCTCCTTTGGGATGGGACTGTCCAGTTTTTCCTCACAATAGCCACTGTGAGGTTGTCCATTATTTCCTCCACTTACTGATGAAGAAGTGGAGGCTTGGAGAAGCCACGCAAGGTCACACAGGTGAGAAGTGCTGGAGTCTGGGTTTGAACCCAGATCTCCTTACATCCAAGGCCTGTGTTCCTTCTACCATAAGCTGAGCAGAGGCAAGAATTCCAGAGAGAAAACCTGCTGCTCGCACAGTGCTTGAACTTTTTGGGCCTGTAAAATGAATTTCATCGACAATTATTACACTGTCCCATCAGATTGAATGAGATTAGGCCCATAGAACAGCATGGCACCTGTACATTAGACAAAAGAGAGTTATTGTTACTGACAGTTATTTCAGTTTACAGATATGAAATCATGTAAGAAAGTCTATTAAATTCTTCATACTCATAAGAGTAAAGGTCAAAGTCCATATTCAAAGCAAGACAAAGGAAATACCAAAGTTCACTCAAGCTTTTTTCATTTCACccccaagaaaagaaagaaggaggtgaGCATTTCAGGCAAGTGGAAAGCAGCAGCAGAATCACGAGACGGGATTAGGCTCGTGCAAGGGGGTTCAGCCTCAGGGAATACAGTGACATCAGATTTTAGCCACAGGTTGGAGAGTGGTCCTGAAATAGACAGATGGGCTATCTGGGCTTCAATTCAATGTTATGCACGGGGCACCTACCGCACGCCAGGCCTGGCAGAGCAGAGCCCTGGGATGGACGCTGTTGACAGCTGCTGGCAGTGGTGATGACGCCCTTGCAGACTTTGCCCACTTCTCCCTGACCCAACCTTCAATCACGGAGGTCGTAGGTCATGCACTGCCCCGAATGGCAACTGTGAAATTAAGGGACCTGTGACAGCACGAGTTACCCACAGATGAGGACGCGCTCAGGTGGGCCCAGCCCCATCACTCTCACAGCAACCTCTTGTGGTGGATTCTATCGTTATGCCCATTTGATGgaagagaaaactaaggctcagtcAGAGTCAATGTGACTTGCCAAGGTCACGCGGCTGCGGCAGGatcaggattcgaacccaggtcAATCTGTCTTCAAGGCAGGTGCTCTTTCCTCCATACTGGGGTAGGCTATTGGCTTCTGAAAGGCATCGGCAGGTGAGATGGACAATACCTGGCCTGAGTGTACCCATCACCATGGGAAATGGCAGGCAGAGGCAGGTTGAGGGCCTGGGCAGGGACTGATCAGGATGGTCCTTAAGTAgaactggggagaggggagtgggagAGACATGGGTCTGAGGGCACGGAGAACTCTGAGGTCAGCCTTGTATCTGCCCACCTTGCCCTGGACCAACCTGTCCGTCTGCACCTTTTGACCTGAGAAAGAACCCTCGGCTGAGCTGGGTCGGATGCCTGAGGAGCTGCTCTGCTATCGACTAGCTCTGTCACCCGGGACAGGACACTTTACCTCTGGAGCCTCACTTTCCCTGTCTGTGAAATGGCCTCCCTCTCATCCCACTCACTCGCTGTCTTGTGCACAAGGCAGGGGCTTAACGCTGCGTCATGCTCGGGTGTGCTCTGGGCCTCCTTACCTCTATCATCCCCAACCCCTTTCCCGGGAATGGGCTCTGGGCTTGTCAGGATGCCAGCCAGCTGTTCAGCCCCACCCTGGCTGGCCAGTTAATGAGTGACCGGGGAGCTGGAACCTGGCCTATAAAGAGCTGTCAGCTGAGGAAGCAGGTGGGAGCCTGGTGGACGGTGGCGAGACACAGAGGGGACGAGATGGCTACCAGGGCACTGTCAGGGCTGCTGCTGTGTGGGGTTGCTGTGGTCTTCCTGGTACTGCTGCAGGGCGCACAGTCAGTCTACATCCAGGTTTGTCCTGAAGGTCCCCATGGTGAGGGGCTGGGATGGAGAGGGAATGCTGGGCAATTCGCTGAGGAGAGCTGAGGACCCAGGGCTCAGCCCAACATCCAATCACAGCCCAGGGACACAGCTGGTTGGGGGGAGCAGCTGGGATGCCAATGGTGGCCATGATGGTGATGACAATAACAATAAATTATGTTATTTATACGATACGATAATAAATTATCGTTCAGCATCGTTCTCCTCAAATGCCCCCTCAGTCAGAGTTCAGATGTGGAACAAGACGTGATCCCTGCCCTTGAAGAGCCCAGAGGGCAGGGAGACTTCTTTGATGCTCCCACAACTCTCTGTATTCACCCATGTATGGGGAGGAGGGCGGAGGGTCACTAGAAAAAGTTGCCCTGGCTGGTGACTCGAGCTGACATTGCAGGATGAGCAGGAGGTAGCCAGGTGCAGAGGTCACCGACTGCTCCAGACAGAGGGCACAGCGtatgcaaaggcccagagagaaGACAGCAGGGAATCTGGGTCTCCTTCCAGGGCAGCTGTGAGACTGAGTCTTCTGGAAACAGGGCCTGCCTGTGGGTGTGGCAGGTTGCCCGCTGGGCTCCTGGGTGGCACATTCCTGACTCTGGGCGGGGCCTCCTTGGAAAGGAATAAGGGAATCCTGGGGAGCGGTGTCAGCTTCCCCCTGCAGCCTTGGCTTTGGAGCCCAGCTGGCTAGACTAGGCATTGCCATCATTTTGCCATGTCAGTTCAAGGGCAATCAGGCAGTTATCGAGGGTGCCCTGGGTACCAGGCACCAGAGAGCAGTGGAGTTTGATTATCTCCATTTGTcagatgaggctcagagtggGGAAGAGATGGTCAGCCAGTCgggaagagctgggatttgaagcgAAGTCCCCTGGCCTTCAAAGCCCACGCCTTGAACCAACGTGCTCCACGGCCCTGCTGGACCTCATCTCTCAGTTAGCCTGTGACACAGGGGTGTGAAGTGCCAGGCCCCACCTTCCACGCAGGCAGTCTTCCGAGTGTGACCTTGACGTTCCCACTCCGTGAGAACACGGAAGCTCTACGGGGCCCGGGGAACCCTGGTCTCCCGGCagtgccccacccccttcctgccCAGGTTTTGATGCCCTCccgtctcctctctctcttcctccagtaCCAAGGCTTCCAGGTCCAGCTGGAATCGGTGAAGAAGCTGAGTGACCTGGAGAGGCAATGGATGCCCAGCCCTGGCCTGAAAACCCAGAGGTCCCAGCACTCCATGTGCCACTACCCGGCCCTGCCACTGGACCTCCAGCCCATCTGTGCCTCTGGGGAAGCGGACAGCATTTTCCAGGCCTTGAGTGagtcccccacccctggcaagCCTCCTGCCCCTCGTTCTCTCTCCTCCCCGCACCCTAGCTCCTCTACCTCGTGCGGTTTCTGTTAAACACCCAGTGGCTGAGAACAGGGAGATTCAAGAAACTCAAGCCCCTGGCCTCCCTGGTTGGGGCACTGAACGTCTTCAGTCCCTGGCAGCCTGGACGGGGTGATCAGCCTACCTCCAAGACTACACAGATTG
Protein-coding regions in this window:
- the GUCA2B gene encoding guanylate cyclase activator 2B — translated: MATRALSGLLLCGVAVVFLVLLQGAQSVYIQYQGFQVQLESVKKLSDLERQWMPSPGLKTQRSQHSMCHYPALPLDLQPICASGEADSIFQALRTIAADDCELCVNVACTGCS